The window tgctggatcaagagtcgacactgtcgagtggtatgtttcgggtaaatgaaattaccgtcttcatctttctttgtgtggatgagacatggtaagtccaacacatcatttccgtcctggtctttaacctttttggggttccaaggtcctttaggtttccctttaaactttccttgggttaaagccaaggcttccccgggagccgctggctcggctttccgcttctgtttccgattggaatttcctccgaTTTCTTGGgtgactgacttgagcttgccactcctgagtcgatcctcatcttcaccattagcgtacttggtggcaatctccatcatacgattcagggacatatctccggttcgaccgaatttcaaattcagttctTTGTACTTGActccttccttgaaggcacaaactgcttggtggtcaggcacattctccaccgagtgatgtaacatgatccacctctggatgtaatccctcaaagtttcattcggcttctgcacgcaagaccgcagttctGTCAGCCCTGCTGGTCGCTTGTATgtgccttcaaatgtggtgacgaacactcgggagagatcttcccaagtgtaaatgctgctaggcgctaactggttcagccacgctctggccgagccctccaacatgagaggcaggtgcttcatggccacttcatcattgccgccgccaatctggacggccactcggtagtcctcaagccaagtatcgggcttggactcgctagtgaacttactgactccagtcgccaacctgaagttgggaggaatcacagcagccctgatggctctactaaagcactctggccccgaaacatgtactctgctgctggtaggtgcatctctgtcgtgaccttctcggtgagccccgttcctgtcgaccaaaccttggacgagaatggacctcgcatcaaagcctggccctctggggtcgactggaatccttcgcccaccactatgagggcgcctgtcatcctgctggcgaggcacatacgacccgctcctcgggggaggcgtgggcactcgacgtcgaccgtcatgatcgactcggtgatcatactgctcatggttcccatactggtcacaccggtctccacgtccctcacgcctcgggggcgatctcgggctgtgagccgactggactgtgtccgtggcaacggatctgctgtgaatcctattccgcgactgagaaacagaagaattctggtctcctgctgtccggagtaacgctctgacctgcagcaagcctctgccagcctccgattgggaaggctgaatcgactccgctatacgggccgcagctgctaaattctgaatcggagttcgatatacctacgggggcggaaagagctgacgtcaactggattcgggaacccgttgttGCGCACGCttgtcgagtgctcgctggaggttctccagtcgagtgcgctcggccaactttgccaggcgcgcgtcttccaaggcacgagcctcgggggtttctccaacgataggagtgtgcagtgcatccatgttccggcggcgaagttcttccctctgcagcgacgtgagaggctcgggaagatactcctcatggggacgcgacgggtcgcctccacccgcgccttcgtcggtgcggggaaaaccgggaggactgggtggtccatcgaccatcagaacctccgccgccggatcgctgttgtcgcactcggatgcggtctctgcggagccagtcgacaggtcgaacaggccgtagagggattcgtcgggctcgatcgccgcgacttgaggggtggccgactggcgtgccaccgcgtgtctcacccaccgctgaagtctcgaccgaccggagcgcttgcgccggcgggaaacagggagAGAGGACAACACATgagccgaccggtagggggtcgacggttgccgcaggagaacgccgcggacgcacgcgctaaagtgcgttgccccgcggacagggagtgcgtccacgtcgagcggagcctcctgaagccaagcggagtcgtcggcgatgaacgtgagcacGCCGAGACGAATCTCGCAGCCCTCCACCAAAGCTCcgccgaaaaccatgatgatttgggTCGGAAaggatcgcaactcctccaacaaaacgctaaaacacctgccccacggtgggcgccaactgtcgtggttctaagtctgacaatgatgtaggggggtaagtatggagaggcaagatcttagctatggagaagttgtaagcacgcaaggtttacgagttcaggcccttctcggaggaagtaatagccctacgtctcggagcccggaggcggtcgactggattatgcgtgtatgagttacaggggtgcgaacccttgtatcggaggagggggtggcttatatagagtgcgccaggaccccagccagcccatgttacaaagggttcaatatATATTAAGACAGGGCGTTACTGgttagtaataaagtgctatgatgaccataaaagctacttaataaccgaccgttagcatgcggagtgcctttaggtctcccGACTGTCGTGTggcttggtcttggtcgagtggttgcttcttggtcgaCTATCTttgagtctgtcgagtggaacacctctaagtcgattgaaagatgatttcttctggagatgtccttgggtaggtcagtttagacaggtccatgcccctaccctaggtacatagcttcatcaccagCAGCACTAACCGGCTCTTTTCTGTAGATCTCCGCAAGATGGCCCTTCTCCCGGCAACAATAGCACCTAATGTTTTTCCCATGCTTGGGCGGTGAGGAGTATGAGGCCTTGAGAAGCTTTTCTCATGTTTGAATGGAGGTCTTTCGCAAATGAATTTTCATGTAGGAATTATATAATGTGCCTGTATATATTGATCGAAAGCCCATTATTGACTAGtggcaaaagaagaagaaaatcaACTTGGCGCATGGACGACGTACAATGGCCAGGGCAAACAGCCAACGCACCCATGGCCGGCCTGCTTCCCATTGCTATCGTGGATTGCCTGCCCGCCAGGGCGAGTCGAGGAAATTCGGAAATGGTCACGGTCCGCTCGAAGGATGGAGGTATACAGGCGTGGATGCATCTAGCTTCCACATCGATCTTGATCAAGTGCAATCGTCTGGAGATGGAGATATCTCTGACTCGATCGATGAATCAACCTGCCGGTCACATACAGACAACTGTCTACTTCGCCGGATCAACCTACGGAACCTTCTATCTAGCTTGACTGAGCTTTTTTGTCCTGAGGAAACAGCCGATCTAGTATTCATCATGGCATGGCTGTACAAAAACACAAAAATAACAAAAAGAATACATTCATGCCCGAGCTTAATTAGAGCGTGTAGCACACGCTCGGTGCAGTGTACCATGCAGGAATATGGTGGTGAGCGTATAGCACACGCTCAGTGCAGTGTACCATGCATGATTATGATGATCTTTTTCTCTGGAACACCATCAATATGATGTTGGCAAGACGACTTGACGCGACTGTGATTAGGCTAAATCAATCGTTCCATCAGTAATTGCCCGACTGCCTTACCCGGGCGAATGACCGTGACACATGCCGAAAAATCAAGAGAAAACAAAGCAGTCCAGCTAGAAAAGATCGATCGGATCCGTGTGGAATGGCCTCGTGCCCGTGCGTGGCTGCGGCGGCGAGAGCAACCACGTCCATATAAATGTAACCGCTAGTTGGCCATGGATCCAACCTTGCTCTACTACATCTACATGCCCCTCTGCCCGCCGTTTCAGTGCCATTCTGTTACGGAGCAACGAACTGTCAGTCCTCCGAGCAACGAGATCAGCACCTAGCCAGGCAAGAACCATGAAGGCGGGGACAACACCGCCGGCCAGCAGGGCGGCCGGCCTGCGGACGCTGGTGGTGCACGTGCTGGCGGTGGCGGCCACGGCGCTGGTGCTGTTCTGGTGCATCGGATTCCGCGGCGGCCTTGCCTTCCGCTCCAGCGACAAGCAGCGCATCTTCAACGTCCACCCGCCGCTCATGCTCATCGGCCTCGTCGTCATCGCCGGGGAGGCCATCCTCGCCTACCGCACCTTCCCGGCCTCCGTCAGCCGGGACGCCAGGAAGAAGGCGCACCTGGCGCTGCACGCCGCGGGGCTCGCCGTCGGCTTCGTCGGCGTCTACGCGGTCTTCAAGTTCCACGCCGAGGCCGCCATCCCCAACCTCTACTCGCTGCACGCCTGGGTCGGCATCGCCACCATCACGCTCTACGCGCTCCAGTGGCTCGCCGGCTTCCTCGCCTTCTTCTTCCCTGGCGCCGCGCCGGAGACCAGGCGGTCCGCGGTGCCGTGGCACGCCGTGCTGGGGCTCCTCGTCTTCGCGCTCGCCGTGGGCAACGCGCAGCTCGGCTTCCTCGAGAAGCTCACCTTCCTGCAGTCCGCGCGCCTCGTCGGCAAGTACGGCGCCGAGGCGCTGCTCGTcaacttcaccgccgtcatcGTGCTCCTCCTCGGCATCGCCGTCGTGATCGCCACCGTCAACGCCGACTCCACCAGATACACCGCCATGTGATCATCCATCGATCGAGCTTATTTGTGATTATCACAACGCTATGCTATGCACCTGCTTATCGATCGATCCTACGTATACGTGTTGGTGCTCCTGTACAAACTTTAAATAAAACAGTCAATATGTGTTGTGTTTTCACATAGAGATGCATATTTGGAGCATacagattttttttttgaaaaagggAGCAAGCCCCAGCCTCGTGCCCTTACGCCTCACTATTTAGAGCCGAGGTCACCGTCGATCCGCCCGCACGGTGTATCAAGAGTAAATACCCGGTGCAGCAGAGCCAAAGCGTACACCGCCTACACACGCTTCCAACACCACCATTGTACCGCTGACCCATCTTTAAGAAAAGATCCGCATCATCCTCGCCAGGCCGGTCAACTGTCGACACCGCCACAGTGCCAAACAACACCACCGCCTTGCACTCGTCCATCAAGACGCATTCGCCCCGAGACTCCATTGTACCATTCTGACGAGACCCACTGGTGTCGACACGGTACGTACGACGCCGCTCCACCTCTGGACCCCTCCAGCCAACACTTGCAACAAGAAGGATGCCCCCCGAGAGGGGGTGTGACGCCAGACGCTACCATCATCCGACCCGGGAGAATCAGATCCAAGTTTCCCTTGGAGCAAATGACCCTTCTCGGCGAGTCTATGCGGTGATCCAAAGCCGCTACGCCTTCGCGATCTCTCCGGCAGATATGAGCTCCAAAATAGTGTCTCCAAAGAGGTAGACGAAGCCACATGCTATCACTGTCTAGTCCGGCAAGCCAAACTTGAGGTTTCCCTCAGAGCTCGATGGGACCATCACCATGACGATGCCCTACAAGGAGGTTAGCGGTGTCCGTAGACGTCGTCACACAATTTGTGCCGGCAGATCCGGGCAAAGAATTTCTCCTCCGTGATAGTTCCTTGAACCAGGAGAGCAGGAGGCAGAAGCGCTCATCAGAGATGTCCACCAACAGAAAAGGAACAGACGTGTCAGGTGAAACAAATCCGGGCACATGGCCCGAACCCATCCAACCCGACCTAACAAGAGGAGCCTTCGCCTGTGGGGAGAGGATTCGGGCATGCCATCCCTGGATCCATCGCCACCGCCTGCGGCCCATCACCGCACCTTCCACCGCGCGCCAGAGAACCAACACGCCATGACGTCTGGCTTGCGCCACTTCCTAGTCGAAGACGCCGGCACTTGCCGCCTCCGCCAACCAGGCTTCACCTGGCCACACCCtttggcggcggcgagggaggaggaaggagaggagtGAACCGGCAGCAGCCGGAGTTCGTCGACCCGGTGTAGCTAGAGGAGCTGCACGGGAGTGTTCCCTTTTTTTGGAGGATACAGATAATTTCTTTCATGATATGAGTTGATGTAATCCCCAGACCCCTAGGTGTTTCATTCCATCTATTTTTAGATCAACACGAGGAACCTTGGCTTCCATTTGATTTCTGACTAGAGAGGCAGGTGACAGCTTCATTACTATATGCTGGATTACCTGCCTTCTGCAAGTGATGTGACGGTggcccgatctttcgatgagagtGGGGATAATTATCGATTTGGTGGATTTTGACCTTGACGATCCGGCTATACCGTACCCGACGATACGCCTCGACAATCGCTAGACCAATCTCCGATGGTTATTGACCTTGCCGTAGGCACGATCAACCTGAACAACGAGGTTCAAATTCCTGCAAGCAACCGAAGAACCGGCAAGAACAAAGGTGAATTGCAACTGAAATTGCGGATAATAAACTGAGCACACGAACTAGATGGAAAGTTGGGGTTCCACTGTGGATCTGACAAGGCGGTAGTCCTACACGTCTCGTAGATGTGAATTGTAGCGATGGCTAGACAATACAATAAAACCCGAGTCTAAACCCTAAACTATAATAGCTATTTATTAACTGCTGCTTCTGGCGAAGGCGGTATCTGTTGTCCACAAATCGGACTGCTCGAGGCCGTACGTGGCTGGTCTTCATAGACTTTGCGGCAAGCGCCTGGCGGCCTGGCCGAAAGCTCTAGGGCCCACCCACGTGGTAATGTTGGGCCATTAATCCAAGTCTCTTGTCCTGGTGCACTTCATGCATGCGTACGTGACATGCTTGGTGGATAGGACGTGTGACATGCATGCAAGAGCGTTGCTCCATTTGATCTGAACCCATATTGTCTTCATCTTTAATATTTCCTTTATTCTCAAGTACAAGCAAATCCAAACATGAGTGTAATATTATATtcttattagttaaatcatatgTACGAAGAAGCGATAGTACCTGGCCATTAATTTGTCTCGCCCGCGCTCTAGTAATAGGACCAAGTGGAATAACTGATGTAGGAGTTGTGGCGGGTGTAACAATAGAAGAGATGTCCTCATCATCCCCCCCTTCTTGAAtcgaagtcgtcctcgacggtaCCTCGTCGTCATCACCCAAATAATGCTTTAAATCAGCAACATTAAATGTGGGACTAACCCGAAATTCTGCAGGTAAATCAAGCTTATATGCATTCTCGTTAATTTTTTCAAGCACTTTAAAAGGTCCATCCGCACGAGGCATTAATTTTGACTTTCGTAAATCAGGGAAACGGTCTTTTCGCAAATGCAACCATACTAAATCACCTGGTTCAAAAACAACACTTTTCCTTCCCTGACtaccagcaagtttatatttggCATTCATGCGTTCAATATTTTTCTTAGTCATCTCATGCATTTTTAATActaattcagcacgttctttagcatcaaggtttaccttctccgaagatggaataGGTAATAAATCAATTGGTGCAGGAGGTATAAATCCATAAACAATCTCAAAAGGGCATAATTTTGTGGTGGAATGAACGGGACGATTATAAGCAAACTCTACATGTGGTAGACACTCTTCCCACATTTTTAAGTtcttcttcaaaacagccctaagcatagtagacaatgtacGATTAACCACTTCAGTTTGACCATCAGTTTGAGGATGACATGTAGTACTAAATAAAAGCTTAGTCCCCAATTTTGTCCACAACAccctccaaaagtggctaaggaATTTTGTGTCACGATCAGAAACAAttgtatttggcacaccatgtaaacGAACTACTTcgcgaaagaacaaatcagcaatgTGAGTAGCATCGTCACTTTTATGACAAGGTAtaaaatgtgccatcttagagaatctaTCGACAACAACAAATATACTATCTCTCCCCCGTCGTGTTCTAGGCAGTCCTAatacaaagtccatagatatatcttCCCAAGGAGTGCTAGGAACAGGAagaggcatatataaaccatgtgGGTTCaatcgtgacttagctttttggcATGTCGTGCAGCGTGCAACATATCTCTCCACATCCCTTCTCATTTTTGGCCAGAAGAAATGACTAGCAAGGATGTCTTctgtcttcttgacgccaaaatGTCCCATaagtcctcctccatgcgcctcctgtaACAGCAAAAGACGAATAGAGCTATCTGggatgcatagcttgttagcgcGAAAAACAAATCCGTCATTAatgacgaacttgttccaagttctacCCTCTCTGCAATTGAGCAATATATCTTTAAAATCGACATCATTAGCGTATTGCTCTTTTATAGTTTCAAGTCCAAaaattttgaagtcaagttgtgataACATGGTATAGCGTCTAGACAATGCATCGGCAATAACATTCTCCTTCCCTTTCTTGTGCTTAATAACATAAGGAAAAGATTCAATAAATTCAACCCATTttgcatgtctacggttcagtttgcTTTGACTTCTAATATGCTTGAgtgattcatgatcagaatgtataacaaactccttaggccataaataatgttgccatgtctcCAAAGTCCGAACTAGTGCATAAAGTTCTTTATCATATGTtgaataattcagactaggcccactgaGTTTTTCACTAAAGTATGCTACTGGTTTTCCTTCTTGCAATAGAACACCACCTAAACCAATGCCGCTAGCATCACATTCTAATTCAAACATCTTATTGAAATCAGGTAATTGCAGCGAAGGGGTGTGTGTAAGCTTATCTTTAAGAATAGTGAAGGCTTCCTCTTGTGCGTCGCTCCAAACAAATGGCACATTTTTCTTTGTGAGTTCATTGAGCGGTGCTGcgatggtgctaaaatccttcacgaACCGCCGGTAGAACCCAGCAAGTCCGAGAAAACTTCGTACCTGTGTGACCGAGTTATGGGTCGGCCAACTCTGGATCGcttcaaccttggctttatcaacttcaattccctgcgctgtcacaacatagccaagaaaagcgACCCGATCCGTGCAAAAAGTGCACTTCTCGATATTACCAAATAAACGTGCAGCACGCAGAGCAGAAAAAACAGCACGCAAATGGTCTAAGTGTTCCTCTAGTGACTTGCTATAAATCAAAATATCATCGAAATatactaccacaaatcgtccaataaAAGCTCGCAAAACTTCattcattagtctcatgaaagtactaggtgcattagtcaatccaaaaggcataactaaccactcatataaaccaaattTAGTTTTGAAAgtagttttccattcatcacctagtttcatacgaatttgatggtagccaCTACGCAAGTCCACTTTAGAAAACACAACTGAGCCACTGAGttcatcaagcatgtcatctaatctaggaataggatgacgatatcGAATTGTAATATTATTGATggctctacaatcaacacacatacgtgaAGTACCGTCTTTTTTAGGAACAAGTAAAATTGGTACAGCACATGGACTAAGGGATTCACGAATGTAACCTTTTTCAAGTAGTTCGTGAACTTGTCGCTGAATCTCCTTAGTCTCCTCTGGATTAGTCCGGTACGgcgcacggttgggtaatgaggCGCCAGGGATCAAGTCAATTTGATGTTCAATTCCTCTCATAGGTGGCAGCCCCGGTGGTACTTCCTTTGGAAAAACATCATGATACTCCTGTAAAAGGTTAGCGACAACAGGAGGCAAAGAAGAAGGCATATCCTCAAATGAAAACAAAACTTCTTTGCAAATAAGAGCATAACATTCATCAGTATGAGCATCTAACTCAAAAATTTCAGCACGTGTAGCTAAGAAAGATACACCTTTCAATTTAATTTCTTTAGATGTGCTAGGATCAGATTTGTGCAGCTTATTAAATTGTTCTAACTCATCAACAACTTTCTGATTTTCAGATTGAGTACGCTCAATATTTGTGTTTCTACTAGCCCTAGCAAGATCATCTTTTAAAATTTTCTCAGGAGACATAGGGTGTAGAATGATTTTCTTTCCTTTATGTGTGAGAGTGTACTGATTAGTTCTACCATCATGTAAACATTGTTTATCATATTGCCATGGCCTTCCTAGTAACAT is drawn from Triticum urartu cultivar G1812 unplaced genomic scaffold, Tu2.1 TuUngrouped_contig_3611, whole genome shotgun sequence and contains these coding sequences:
- the LOC125527340 gene encoding probable ascorbate-specific transmembrane electron transporter 2; protein product: MKAGTTPPASRAAGLRTLVVHVLAVAATALVLFWCIGFRGGLAFRSSDKQRIFNVHPPLMLIGLVVIAGEAILAYRTFPASVSRDARKKAHLALHAAGLAVGFVGVYAVFKFHAEAAIPNLYSLHAWVGIATITLYALQWLAGFLAFFFPGAAPETRRSAVPWHAVLGLLVFALAVGNAQLGFLEKLTFLQSARLVGKYGAEALLVNFTAVIVLLLGIAVVIATVNADSTRYTAM